A stretch of DNA from Methanocalculus natronophilus:
GTCTCCGGCACTCCTCTTCTTGATACGGAATTTGATTCGCCGTTTGCGATCAGGAATGAACCCGATCTTCTCTCGCTCCTGCCACGTATCGAGGGATCAGCAACGGTTGTCACGGGCAGTGTTGCGGCACCCTTTATCAGGGATATCCTCTCAGCCTGCGGGGGCGGCGATGTCGTGGCAGTTGCAAAAGAGATCGCCTGCCTGATCACAGCCGATGATCTCGCGACACTCGATCTCTTTCTGCTCTCAGATACCGTCATCATACCTGGACGCTCATTTGTCTTCCTTCCTGAGGCTGAATCCATCCTCTCCCGGGATGGAAAAGCAAGGCAGGTAATCCGGGGCCCTGAAACATTGACTGCAGATGCCGAGACGAGCATGGGTATGACCCGTGAAGGGGTGCTGGAGATGGAGATCTCCGGGTTCAGTGATCTGATCAGGCTGATAAACCAGTATGGTGGGAAATGACCCCGATTGAAGAGGCAATTGGCTATACCTTCAAAAACCCCGCACTCCTCACCAGGGCGCTCACCCGTTTTGCATATGCACGCGAGCAGGGTTTAGCTGAAGAGATGCATATGGACGGTCTCTGTGTCCTTGGTGATGCTGCTTTTGATCTCGCCATTGTTGAAGGCATACTGGAAGCAGGCGCTCACGATAAAGGCGTGATCACGAAGAAGAAGATTCATTCGGTGAATATGCTCAGGCTCCGGCGGCATGCGGAATTAATCGGGCTTGCTGAATCTGTCAGGTGGGGTAAAGGTGAAGAAGCGCAGGAGATCTGGCAGTCGGGCCGCGTGCTTGCCGAATGTTTCGAAGCGCTTATCGGCGCTCTCTACCTGGATTCCGGTATGCCGGCGGTGAAAAGGCTCATAAATACCAAAACATTCGAAGAAAATAAGAAAGATTGAAGTAACCTTGCCTTCGATGTTACTATAATCATGGCAGTAATGGTTATCAGGCATGTAGACATGACCTGGAGTGAATTGAATGATTGGGCAGATGGTGACACTCGGAACTGAGATCGCCGGTATCACCTGCAGGGGAGGCAGAGCGGTCAACGAAGACTCCTACGCGATTCTTCCGCTCCCGGACGGATATCTTCTGGCAGTTGCCGATGGAATCGGTGGCCAGCCGGCAGGTGATCGGGCATCGTCACTTGCCATATCCACGTTGCGGGATTATTTTTCTGATAATTATATTGGTGGGATGCATCGTGACAAATCCCATGATCTCCTCAGGGATGGGTTTGCCGAGGCGCACCGGAGGGTTCGTGAGGCAGCAACAGGTGATGCAAGTGGGATGGGGACAACCCTTGTTGCAGCCTTTGTCAGGCGAAATACTGCAATTATTGCACACACCGGTGACTCGCGGGCATACCATCTCTCAGGCAGAATCGTCTCGGTGACAACAGATCACTCTCTTGTCTGTGATATGGTTGAACGTGGTCTTCTTGATCCATGTGAACTGTTCCATCACCCGCTCCGCTCCTATATTACACGGAGTATCGGAGGGGATTTCCTTGTTGAATCGAGGGTATCCACCCTCCATCCGGGTGATGTGCTTCTCCTGGCAACTGATGGGTTTTATGAACACCTTGATGAGGAGGCACTTGTTTCTGAGTCACTACACCAGACTCCGGCAGAGATTCTTTCCCTGCTGATGCAGCATGTGCTCCTGATGACGCGGGATAATGCAACTGCTGTTATCTACCGGCAGCCTGTCTGAATAAAACCAGAACAGATACCTCATTCTCTTATTTTTATAAAAAACATTCAAACAGTTTTGTTTCCTGGTATGGGGCTCTAAAACGACGTTGATGCAGATTCCCTTTAAAAATTATTGTGTGAATGTGCAGATGAAATGCTCACGGACATACTGTTCTCCTGCATAGCTCACCTCGTACCTCTCCTTTCTGAGAGATAGCTGCCGAAAAGAGCCCTTTAAATGCCGGATTTCGTCTTCTGAGAAATAATGGGTGATTTGGTGGTGCCGTCGATAGGTGTATGGCTCAACTTCCTCGCCTTTCCCGCACCGCATATCTCCCCTCGAAAAGACGGTGCAGTGGAATGAACCATCTTCAGCCAGTACACGGCCAGCCTCGCCAATAAGCAGACTCCTGAGATGGCCTGGCAGATGCCCGAGGATATGAATGCCGATGACGGCATCAAATGTGGCATCTCCAAACGGGAGGTGGCATGCATCAGCAACCATAAGCGCCCCACCTGGTCTCCTGCTGGCTTTGATTGCTTCTTCTGCGCTGTCAATGCCGACAACCTGCCATCCTCTTCCACGCATCGCTTCACTATGTTTCCCATTGCCGCACCCAAGATCGAGCACAAGAGATCCCGCCTGCAGATCCGGAAGTGAGAGGGGAGCCCCGCCATAGAGTGATCCCCTCATGCGGTAATCCGCGTTCCAGGCATCGCGGAGCGCTCGCGGGTCAATTTTTTCCATATAGATTGATGGTCTTTCAAAGGGCAATAGTATCACTCTCATGATTCGTCTTGCCAGGTATCATCATCTCCTCATACTCCTTGGTTTCATCATCGCAACCGTGATGGCCACCGAGGCAATGATCATCGCCGCATTTCCCACAATTGAGGTGGAATTCAGTGTTGCGTCGGTCATCATCGCCTGGATTCTTCCGGCTGTGATGCTTGTCGGTGCTGTGATCCTCCTCGCTGTCGGATCTCTTGGCGATATCCTGGGGAAGAAGCGGATGATCCTTGCCTGCCTCCTGGTATATGGGGTTGGGATTGTTCTTGCAGGGTTTGCACCTGATATGCTGACACTCCTCTTTGCACGGATGCTGCAGGGCCTTGGTCTTGCCGTTGCACCGCTAGCCTATGCTCTTGTTGCAGAAGAGACTCCTCCCGAATGGGTCTCAACCGCAATCGGTGTCCTTGCTGCAACCTATGGAGCCGGGAGTTTTATCGGGATCATGACGGGAGCATACATAATTGAGCATATCGGGTGGCGCGCCTGTTTCCAGGTGATGATCCCGGTTGTCATTCTCCTGATAATCTCGGCATATTGTATCCTCCCGGATCAGGGAGTGCGAAAGAAAGGAAGAATCGATATCCCCGGTATCATCCTCTTTGGCGCCTCTATCTTGTCAGGTCTGCTTGCTCTGACCTGGCTTGGGCTCTTCGGACCAGGTGACCGCATAGTCTGGCTCTTTCTTCTTCTCTCGCTGACATGCCTGTTCTTCTTTATCAGGCATGAAGAGAGAACCGCGTCTCCTCTTCTGGATCTTGGTATGATCCGTGAAGCGCCGTTCCCGGCAATTTCGCTGAATGCGTTTCTGGTTGTCTTCTCTTTTTTTATGCTGATGCAGACGATGCCGTACCTGATTGCTTCACCAGCAGGCCTTGCCTTATCTGCCCTCTATGTTGGGATCCTCC
This window harbors:
- a CDS encoding ribonuclease III domain-containing protein, translated to MTPIEEAIGYTFKNPALLTRALTRFAYAREQGLAEEMHMDGLCVLGDAAFDLAIVEGILEAGAHDKGVITKKKIHSVNMLRLRRHAELIGLAESVRWGKGEEAQEIWQSGRVLAECFEALIGALYLDSGMPAVKRLINTKTFEENKKD
- a CDS encoding PP2C family protein-serine/threonine phosphatase → MIGQMVTLGTEIAGITCRGGRAVNEDSYAILPLPDGYLLAVADGIGGQPAGDRASSLAISTLRDYFSDNYIGGMHRDKSHDLLRDGFAEAHRRVREAATGDASGMGTTLVAAFVRRNTAIIAHTGDSRAYHLSGRIVSVTTDHSLVCDMVERGLLDPCELFHHPLRSYITRSIGGDFLVESRVSTLHPGDVLLLATDGFYEHLDEEALVSESLHQTPAEILSLLMQHVLLMTRDNATAVIYRQPV
- a CDS encoding class I SAM-dependent methyltransferase, with the translated sequence MEKIDPRALRDAWNADYRMRGSLYGGAPLSLPDLQAGSLVLDLGCGNGKHSEAMRGRGWQVVGIDSAEEAIKASRRPGGALMVADACHLPFGDATFDAVIGIHILGHLPGHLRSLLIGEAGRVLAEDGSFHCTVFSRGDMRCGKGEEVEPYTYRRHHQITHYFSEDEIRHLKGSFRQLSLRKERYEVSYAGEQYVREHFICTFTQ
- a CDS encoding MFS transporter; this translates as MIRLARYHHLLILLGFIIATVMATEAMIIAAFPTIEVEFSVASVIIAWILPAVMLVGAVILLAVGSLGDILGKKRMILACLLVYGVGIVLAGFAPDMLTLLFARMLQGLGLAVAPLAYALVAEETPPEWVSTAIGVLAATYGAGSFIGIMTGAYIIEHIGWRACFQVMIPVVILLIISAYCILPDQGVRKKGRIDIPGIILFGASILSGLLALTWLGLFGPGDRIVWLFLLLSLTCLFFFIRHEERTASPLLDLGMIREAPFPAISLNAFLVVFSFFMLMQTMPYLIASPAGLALSALYVGILLMPGTLTDMISGPLAGYLVSKRGVVLPFVFGSVALLVGAGIFFIFPLTPLLVICIWMIFSSGMSILLTIDNMIAVASAPPGSTATSSAFVHTVQSIGGATGPIVAGAALTIYQPEEAFTVIFLVAVSVSALILFQSAGIRRHLP